The sequence GTTCACTTGGGTTTGATAAAATTGCGACAGCCAAGGATTATGTTTTGGCCGCCGCCGCTAAACCTATGATTGGCCAATTAGGATTTACTATTATGACCATTGCTGCTCTTATCTCAACATTTTCTGCCATCAATGCTACCGTTTACGGCGGAAGTCGTGTGAGCTACGAACTTGCTGAAGATGATGAACTGCCACATTCCTTTACAGACCAATTCTGGAACAAACCAATCGGACTCGTAATTACGGTAATTCTAACTTTATTAACAGCAAATCTTCTGAACCTAGAAAGCATCTCAACCTCGGGCAGCGCTGGGTTTTTATTAATTTTTGCAGTTGTAAACTATGTGGCCTATAAAAAAGCCAAGACTATAAATGCGTATAAAACCATAACACTTATAGGTGCTATTTTATGTGCTCTTGCTTTTATAGTTTTAATAGTGCAACAGTCTGGCAATAATCTTTTGGGCGTAGCTATTTCTTTGGGGATTATTTTAATCTGCTTTGTAATAGAATGGATTTTCAAAACATATACTTCAAAATCCAATAAATAAAAAAAACTTCAAAACTTCTTTTCAATTTAATTCTTTCATCGTAATATTGCAATATACAATTCAATCTAAAAATGGGAATCACAAAAACAGAAATATTTACCGAACAGCAAAACGAAATTGCAACCTTAGCAAAAGCCTTTGGTCATCCTGCTCGCGTTGCAATACTGCAACATCTTTTTAAAATAAACGCTTGTATTTGTGGTGATTTGGTGGAAGAAATTGGCTTGGCACAACCCACAATTTCACAACATTTAAAGGAGCTGAAAAATCTCGGATTGATTAAAGGAAGTATTGAAGGCACTAGTATTTGCTATTGTATAAACGCAGAAAACTGGACAAATATGAAAGCAGTAATGCTGCAGTTTTTAGACCAAGATATTTCAAAAGAAAAATGTTGCTAAGAAGATTTAACTGAAAATTCATTCTAAAAAATTATAAAAATGAAAAACGAACAAGAATTAAAAGACATCGTAAAAGATCGTTATGCCAAAATTGCGGAGCAAGGTAAAGCGGAAAACGCAGCTTCTTGCTGTGGTGCTACAACACCTTCAAACAAAGTCTATAATATTATGATGGACGACTATTCCGAAACTGGCGGTTATGTGGAAGATGCAGATTTGGGATTAGGCTGCGGACTTCCAACGCACTTCGCAAAAATTGAAAAAGGTGATACCGTAATTGACTTAGGTTCTGGAGCAGGAAACGATTGCTTCGTTGCAAGACACGAAACGGGTGCAGAAGGAAAAGTAATCGGAATTGATTTTACTCCGATTATGGTTCAAAAAGCACGAACTAACGCAGAAAAACTAGGTTACAATAACGTAGAGTTTAGGGAAGGAGATATTGACGCAATGCCCGTTAGTGATAATGTTGCAGACGTAATTGTTAGCAATTGCGTTTTAAACCTTGTGCCGAACAAACTGAAAGTTATAGGCGAAATCTACAGAACTTTAAAACCTGGAGGCCACTTCAGTATTTCAGATATTGTTTTGGTTGGCAATCTTCCGGATGCTTTAAAAGAAGACGCTGAAATGTATGCAGGTTGTGTTGCTGGTGCAATTCAGAAAGACGAATACCTTCAGTTTATAAA comes from Aequorivita sublithincola DSM 14238 and encodes:
- a CDS encoding arsenite methyltransferase, whose product is MKNEQELKDIVKDRYAKIAEQGKAENAASCCGATTPSNKVYNIMMDDYSETGGYVEDADLGLGCGLPTHFAKIEKGDTVIDLGSGAGNDCFVARHETGAEGKVIGIDFTPIMVQKARTNAEKLGYNNVEFREGDIDAMPVSDNVADVIVSNCVLNLVPNKLKVIGEIYRTLKPGGHFSISDIVLVGNLPDALKEDAEMYAGCVAGAIQKDEYLQFIKDAGFNNIQIQKEKSIVIPDDILEKYLSSEEVKTFNNAGTGIFSITVYAEKAGTKQEKPKMKMADLQDDSSCCEPTSGCC
- a CDS encoding ArsR/SmtB family transcription factor, which gives rise to MGITKTEIFTEQQNEIATLAKAFGHPARVAILQHLFKINACICGDLVEEIGLAQPTISQHLKELKNLGLIKGSIEGTSICYCINAENWTNMKAVMLQFLDQDISKEKCC